One Fundidesulfovibrio putealis DSM 16056 DNA segment encodes these proteins:
- the cbiD gene encoding cobalt-precorrin-5B (C(1))-methyltransferase CbiD has product MTTRTLRQGFTTGSAAAAAAKAALSFLLEGKETRIADIPLPGGGRLDVPVDSVAREEAGVRATVVKDAGDDPDATNKARISCVVRIIREEKRPPAAKGLRPLETLMGDAGDAGPGSGGGQRGEVPAMFAGEAGVGREVESGEGGLAEAGEVRVEILGGRGVGRVTLPGLPVAVGQPAINPVPRAQIEQAAREVLDQAGFAGEVRLTIEVEDGETIARRTLNPRLGIVGGISILGTQGIVKPYSHEAWKATIESGLQVARAAGIDTAAFSTGRRSERMLMAHRPELPELCFVQAADFYGFSMKRAQEMGFSRIVWGCFFGKLAKMAQGLEYTHAHAQPTNFAALAGLAAQAGAPPEAWRAVAQANTARHALEIVPDGEIRQRFAALTAARALETARSFFSTGPQPEVEIVCFGFETGVLAEVPAGTGPKPTLRNR; this is encoded by the coding sequence ATGACCACGCGGACTCTACGACAGGGATTCACCACCGGTTCGGCTGCGGCTGCTGCGGCCAAGGCCGCGCTTTCTTTCCTGTTGGAAGGGAAGGAGACCCGGATAGCCGACATCCCCCTGCCCGGCGGCGGCAGGCTGGACGTGCCCGTTGACAGTGTGGCGCGGGAAGAGGCTGGAGTCAGGGCGACGGTGGTCAAGGACGCGGGCGACGACCCCGACGCCACCAACAAGGCGCGTATTTCCTGCGTGGTAAGAATTATAAGAGAGGAGAAGAGGCCTCCGGCGGCCAAAGGGCTCCGCCCTTTGGAAACCCTAATGGGGGACGCCGGTGACGCTGGACCAGGGAGTGGGGGCGGTCAGCGGGGGGAGGTTCCTGCGATGTTCGCGGGAGAGGCCGGAGTTGGGCGTGAGGTTGAATCGGGGGAGGGGGGCCTTGCGGAAGCAGGAGAAGTCCGGGTGGAGATTCTCGGCGGGCGCGGCGTCGGGCGCGTGACGTTGCCTGGATTGCCTGTGGCCGTGGGACAACCCGCCATCAACCCCGTGCCGCGCGCCCAGATCGAGCAGGCTGCGCGGGAGGTTCTGGACCAGGCCGGGTTCGCGGGCGAAGTCCGGCTGACCATCGAAGTGGAGGACGGCGAGACCATCGCCCGCCGCACTTTGAATCCTCGACTGGGCATCGTGGGAGGAATTTCGATCCTGGGGACGCAGGGCATCGTCAAGCCCTACAGCCACGAGGCCTGGAAGGCCACCATCGAGTCCGGCCTCCAGGTGGCGCGCGCCGCCGGAATCGACACCGCAGCCTTCTCCACCGGGCGGCGCAGCGAGCGCATGCTCATGGCGCACCGTCCGGAACTGCCGGAGCTGTGCTTCGTGCAGGCTGCTGATTTCTACGGATTCTCTATGAAAAGGGCGCAGGAGATGGGCTTTTCGCGCATCGTCTGGGGCTGCTTCTTCGGCAAGCTGGCCAAGATGGCCCAGGGCCTGGAGTACACCCACGCCCACGCCCAGCCCACGAACTTCGCGGCCCTGGCCGGGCTGGCCGCCCAGGCCGGAGCGCCCCCGGAGGCTTGGCGCGCCGTGGCCCAGGCCAACACCGCCCGCCACGCCCTGGAGATCGTGCCTGATGGCGAAATCCGCCAGCGTTTCGCGGCCCTGACCGCAGCCCGCGCACTGGAAACGGCCCGGTCCTTTTTCAGCACCGGGCCGCAACCAGAGGTCGAAATTGTCTGTTTCGGGTTCGAAACGGGCGTCCTGGCCGAAGTTCCCGCCGGGACGGGGCCGAAGCCTACACTTCGTAATCGATGA
- a CDS encoding Dabb family protein — protein sequence MIKHIVMWNLKEEAEGKTKAENLAAMKAMLEALPAKVPGCVELEVATDGLFESVPPTDIALYTAFKTKEDLKAYAIHPEHQKVVAFIKAVASERRVIDYEV from the coding sequence ATGATCAAGCACATCGTCATGTGGAACCTCAAGGAAGAAGCCGAAGGCAAGACCAAGGCCGAGAATCTCGCCGCCATGAAAGCCATGCTGGAAGCGCTGCCCGCCAAGGTGCCCGGCTGCGTGGAGCTGGAAGTGGCCACCGACGGCCTGTTCGAGTCCGTGCCGCCCACGGACATCGCCCTGTACACCGCTTTCAAGACCAAGGAAGACCTGAAGGCCTACGCCATCCACCCCGAGCACCAGAAAGTGGTGGCCTTCATCAAGGCCGTGGCCTCCGAGCGCCGCGTCATCGATTACGAAGTGTAG